Below is a window of Cytophaga hutchinsonii ATCC 33406 DNA.
ATATGTATTGAATTATAATATGGCAATTGATAAGGCCGTAGAGTCGGGTGGTATTTTCCATTCAGATGCGCGCTACAAATATTTTGAACTGGACTTCAGCAATAAAGGGTCGTATAAGAAAACGGAAATTGTTAAAAGTTATAACGACTATAAATTTATTGATGCGCTGTATTTCCACACCAGTCATCCGCAAAAGAAACATGTAATATCCATTCAGACACCCTCTAATGTTGACATAGAACTGGTTGAATTTAATTTTGAAGCGTACAGGATCACAAAAAAAACAGACACCGATCCTAAAACACAAATTAAAACAATCAGTTACGAACTAAATGATATCAAAGCTTACCAGCGTGAGAGAGGTTCAACAGGAAGCGATATGAATCTGCCGCATGTTGTTATGGTAGTGAAATCGTATTCTTTTAAAGGCACAAAAACTACCTGCTTTGAAAGCTACAACGATTTCTACAAATTTTTACATAAGCTGAACAGCGAAGTAGAACCGTATGAGGAAATGGTAAAGGATTATGCAGATAGAATTGTAAAAGGAAAAACAACCGATGAAGAAAAAGTCAAAGCTTTATACTATTGGGTACAGGACAATATACGCTACATCGCCTTTGAATATGGGATCGCAGGCTTTAAGCCAATGTCAACAAAAGAAGTTCTGGATAAAAAATACGGAGACTGTAAAGCTGTGGCAAATCTGTTAGCTACCATGCTGCGTTCGCAGGGTTATACAGCAAAATTTGTGTGGATCCATACCAATCATTCCAAATACACGTGTACGTTACCTTATTTAGGCATCTTTAACCATGCAATTTGTGTATTATACATGAACAACAAAACATACTTTTTAGATTGTACAGAAAGTTATGCAGCGTTTGGCGAAAACGCATACAGAATTCAAGGACGTCCGGTAATGGTTGAAGACGGAGATGTATATAAAATCGAAACAATACCGTTTGAAGATATTAACAGTTCAAAGTATGATGAAAAAGTTTCGATAAAAATTGTAAACGATAAATTAGCAGGTGAAGCAGAAACCACGGCAAAAGGAGATTTAAAGAATTATTATATCCGTCAATACCACTTTGCTAAATCAGAAAACAAACCGGATTATTTTAAACAGTATTATACAAAAGCCAACAGCAACATTTCTGTTTCAACGGTTACAACATCTGATTTATTTAACAGAGAAATTCCGTTTTATTCCAAATATGCATTTGAGTTAAGCAACCAGGTATTTAAAGATGAAAATGAATTGTTTGTAAATTTAGAATTTGACAATTCATTTGGCAGAAATTCTAAAGATACATCCAGGCTGACAGACTACACCTTTGACATGATCATCAACTATGATATTACGGTTAGCCTTACCGTACCTGCAGGATATAAAGTAAGCGAGCTTCCTCCGCCATTCAAAATAAATAATGAGTACTGCAAAATAAACCTGGAATACACCGTTGCAGGAACAAAAGTAGTATACAAAAAATCATTTGTTTTTCCGTCGGGAGTTATTCCAAAAGATAAGGCTGCAGAATGGGTGAAGATCCAAAAGGATTTAAAAAAATATTATACCAATCAAATAACACTTATTAAGTAACGATCACTTTTTCTACATATACTATGCGTTCTATTTTAATATCAATTGCTTTACTCGCGAGCCATATTACAATGGCACAGGTTCGTACAACTGTTACTGTCCGCAATGCAAAGGAGCTTGAACAGCTCTCTCAACGGTTTGACACGGAAGCGGCAAAAATAAAAGAAGTGCCTAAAAAATATGAAAATGAATCGGTTGTAGTTTTATTTCACTCCGCCAACTTTTTTATAGAAAGAGGAGAAGTTATTTATTTTGTTGAACGTGTTAAAACGCGCGTATACCTGAAGGATAAAGCTGCAGTAGAAAAATATTCTACCTATTATACGTCTGGTTATGGAGACAACAATTCTTCGGAAGTAACGATTATAAAACCAGACGGCACATCAAGTACACTGGAGTTAAAAGATGGGATTAAGGAAACCAATTCAGCTTCTATTCCTATTCATTACAGATCCAGCGTAACGCTAAACCAAACGTATTACAAATTTGCGCTGCCCGATCTGGAGCCTGGAGATATTATTGATTATACTCAGGTATCAAAAAATCCTATGGGAATACTAACAGGAAACATTCCATTTTCACGTATTTACCTGGCATCAGACTTTCCAGTAGTGAGAACATTTATTACAATAGAAGTGCCAACAAAAGATGCGTACATGTATCTTGAATCGTTGAATGGTGCACCGCTGCTAAACAGAAAAGGTGGAGATAATGGCTTGATCACGTTTTCTTTGCAGGATTCGCTGCGAGATAAAATTTTAAACGACTGGAAATTGCCGCGTGAAAAATACGTTCCGCACATTAAGTTTATTCTTACAAGATATACAGGAGCAGATAATAACCAGGTGATTCCGGTAAGAACAGCGGATAGCCGCATTCATGGCAAATTGACAAACGATGAATTTGTGCGTGCTGCGAATCTTGTAAAAAACGTGGAAGGATTTGGAGCAGCAGCTGCCAAAATAGTTATATCCGAAGTAATTGCCGCTAACCCGGAAGCTAAAACCGACGTGAATAAATTAATGGAGTTGTCGTGGTATTATATCCGCCGGAAAGTAATTACAGAAGAACCGATTTATTATTCAGAAATGTATGTTCCAAGAGGACAATATGATTTGTATATCGCAAGTATTTTTATGCAGATCCTTACAAAGAAAAAAGAATCATTCGATTTTGTTTTAACAACAGGAAATAAAAATGCAGGCATTAAAAATGTGATAAGCCCGATGGAGATCAGCTGGGGCATACGCTGGAAAGGAAAATACCTGATGTATCCATCGTATTACATGCAGTTTGGCGAATTACAGAATGTGTATCAGGGAGGTGAAGCCATGATCGTTAAAAACTATAATTTAAAACTTAAAACATTTTCATTTAACACTGAAGTATTGCCTAAACTTGATTATAAGGATAATCAGCTGATAGAAAAATACAACATATCAATTACGGAAGATTTTGATAAAATTGCCTGCACACGAACAATGACTGCAAAAAAAGGTTTTACCGGAACCTTCATTCAGGATTACTACATGCGCGATTTTAATGATGATCAGCTTAAATATATTAAGAAATACAAAGCAACAGATTCGACCACACTATACAAAGGATTAAAGGCTTCTGTGGCAGAAGAATTAAAAAGAAAACATAAAGAAGAGCAGGTGCAATACTTCAAAAATATTCGTGATGCACACATTGAATTGGTGAAAGATGAATATTATATGATGGATGAATATAAGTCATATAAGGTAAGCGGTTATGCAATGACACCAAATTCTCCGGAATTTTTAATTGAAGAATCGTTTACTTTGAATGATTTGGTTAAAAAGGCAGGTAATGGATATATGGTCCGTATAGGCGCACTGCTGGGCGACTACGATAAAGTAGAAGAAGATTTTAGAAAACGCAATTACAGCGGCGCGCTGGATCTGCCTTCAACAAAAACGGCAACAATTACTTTCCAGATTCCGGATGGCTACAAAGTTTCTTCTCTTGATAAAGCAAACAGATCTTTTTCTAACGGATTTATGGATATGGAATCATCGCTGACAGTTGTAGATAATACTGTGGTTCTAACCGTTACACGCAATATCAAGAAAACTGATTTCACGGTGGAAGAGTTTGCAACGATGGTAAAATATTATGATGAGATGTATGAACTTACCCAAAGCCAAATAGTATTAAAGAAAAAATAAGCAACAGAATTTTAACCAATAAGCCTTCGCCAGCCTCGTAACAGGATTCGGCGAAGGCTTATTTTTTTATGCTTATAAATAAATACGATTTGCTTTCTCCTAACGTTTAAGAAACATAAAAGAAGCTATCTTATGAAAAAAATCCTTTTTCCTATCCTTGTGCTGTTGGTATGTTTAACGGCCAGCGCACTATATCTACAGAATAAACAACAACACTTTTCCATTAAAGCACAAAATATTGTTTCAGATTACCTGGAAGGGGATATTATATTTCAATCCTCTCAATCCAATCAGTGCAAAGCAGTAAAGCTTGCAACACATTCTGAATACAGCCATGTAGGTATGATTACCTTCGTTGACAAGAAGCCTTATGTACTGGAAGCTGTTGAACCCGTTCGTCTAACCGATCTGGAGACATGGAAAGCACACGGCACAGGCGGTCATTATACGGTTATGCGTTTAAAGAACAGAAGCACAGAAATACTGGATACAGAAATACCGGCTGCTCAGGCACTGGGTAAAAAAATGCTTGGCACACATTATGATTTGTATTTTAACTGGAGCGATGAGCAATTGTATTGTTCTGAACTTGTATGGAAAATATATCAGCGCGGGTATAACGTGGAATTGTGTTCACTTAAAAAAATGAAAGAATTTGATTTGACATCCCCCGAGGTAAAGGCAATTATGAAACAGCGATACGGCAACAAGCCGCCGCTGGAAGAAGATGTGGTAGCACCTTCAGATTTATCACATTCAGCATTATTGTATGAAGTTGAGAAAAAATAAAAAGCCAAGCGCCTGAGAAGAATTTACCCGGGCGCTTGGCTTTATAAAATTTTTTGAATTAAAATTTCTCTAATGCACTGAAAAAGAAACTTCCTTCAATCTGCGCATTTTCATCCGAATCAGAACCGTGCACGGCATTACGTTCCAGAGATTTTGCAAACAACTTGCGTATAGTACCCGCATCTGCATTGGCAGGATTTGTTGCACCAATAAGTTTTCTGAAATCTTCAACAGCATTTTCTTTCTCTAAAATAAGAGCTATTATCGGGCTTTCAGACATGATTGATTTCAGGCTGTCATAAAAAGGTTTACCTGTATGCACAGCATAAAATTCCCCTGCACGTTCAGCACTTAAATACGTTAACTTAATCGCAACAATTCTAAACCCTGCGCCTTCAATCATTTTTAAAATACTACCACTATGCCCGTCTTTTACGGCATCGGGTTTGATCATTGAAAATGTTCTATTACCTCCCATACAGCTACTAATTTATTTATACGAACAAAAATAGATAAATACTTGATATTCCATACGCTAAATTATTAAAATGAATATCAAACAGGTTGTTTTTTCTACTATTTCTTTTGACCTTTGCCCATCTCTGCAATTAACCGGGATAAATACCAGATGCAGCAACAGCTGATTGAATTAAAGCCGCTCTTAGATTCTCCTAAGAAAATTGTTATAACCACCCATCACAAGCCGGATGCCGATGCATTAGGATCTTCGTTGGCATTGGCCCGTTTTTTAAAAAAATTAAAGCACGAGGTTCAGGTTATAGTACCTTCAGATTATCCGTCTTTTTTAGACTGGATGTCAGGGAATGACAGTGTCTGGATTTACAATGAGGGGAAAGAAGAGCAATCAGCGCTGTACATTGAAGCAGCCGACATTATTTTTTGTCTGGATTTTAATGCACTTGGCCGCATAAATGAACTGGGCGCACTCGTTGGGAAATCTCCTGCAATAAAAGTATTGGTAGATCACCATCTCGAACCACAGGATTTTGCTGACATTTCAATTTCAGACATAAAAGCAGCAGCTACAGGGGTTTTAATTTATGAATTGATTATTGGCCTGAATGGAAGAGACCTTATGGATACCTACATAGCTGAATGTATCTATGCAGGTATCATGACAGATACAGGATCATTCCGCCATTCAAATACAGATAAAAAAGTTCACCAGATCATTGCAGACCTATATAGCTGGAATCTTGATTCCTCGCGTGTGCATCGATTAATATTTGATACCAATTCAGAAGAACGTCTGAGATTGCTTGGCTTTTGTTTATCAGAAAAACTAGTTGTATTGGCAGATTGCTATACAGCGTTTATGTATTTAAGTGCAGAAGAATTAAAACGTTTTGATGCACGCACCGGCGATACAGAAGGCCTTGTAAATTATGCTTTATCCATTGACAAGGTAGTGCTTGCAGCCATGATTATCGAGCGAGAAGATGGCGTAAAAATATCCTTCCGCTCCAAAGGTGATTTTAATGTGAATGAATTTGCCCGTACTCATTTTGAAGGAGGTGGCCACAAAAATGCTTCAGGAGGAAGATCGCTTAAATCTTTGTCTGAAACAGTGCGCAACTTCCGTGAAATAGTATCCACTTATAAAGAAGAATTACTCGAAAATCTACGTAAAGAAAAATTTCTATGTTAAAGAAAAGTTTATCCCTGTTAGCGGGAGCAGTAATGTTAGCAAGCATCACGTCATGCAACAAGTTTGAAAAAACAGAAAGCGGTTTAGAATACAAAATCTTAAAAGATTCTTCAGGTGAAGATTATCCTGAAAAAGGAGGCTTTATTACATTTTGGTTTGAAATTCAAAACGATAAAGATTCAACGCTTGATACTCAATTTAAAGACCCGAATCCGGTAGGAATTCCAACACCGGATGTTGCGCACAAACCTAGCATTGAAGAAGGTTTTATGTTGCTTACAGAGGGTGATAGTGCCGTATTTTTACTGAATGCAGATTCATTATATGCAAACACGTTTCACCAAAAATTACCTGCGCACATAAAATCAGGAAGCAATGTGAAAATGGTTGTTCGCATGGGCAAAGTATATTCTAAATCTTTTGTTGATTCAGTAATGGCAGTTCAGGAACAACAGATGGCAAACCAAATGCTTGCTGAAACGGAAGTTTACAAAAAGGATAGTCTTGCTATTCAGAATTACTTAACAAAAAATAAACTTAAAGGCCAGCCAACTATTGGCGGTGTGTACGTTGTTAAGCTGAAGCAAAATAATGCTACAGATCTGTTCATTGCTCCGGGTGATTCAATTGAAACATCTTATGTAGGTAAATTATTAATTGAAGGAACAGAATTTGATAAATCACGTGATGGTCAGCCATTCAAATTTACTGTAGGTATGGGCCAGGTAATTAAAGGCTGGGACGAAGGATTTCAAAAGCTAAAGCGTGGTGAAAAAGCATTGTTGTTAATTCCTTCACGTTTAGCGTATGGTTCAAGAGGTGCTCAAGGTGCAATTCCTCCAAATTCTCCATTGCTTTTTGAAGTTGAAGTAAAAAAATAACACAATAGATGAACCGTATATCTATTTTTCTTTTTTTATTCTGTGCATGTATACTTAATGTATATGCACAGAATAAAAAAACACCAGCTACAGGCAAAGCCGAACCCAGCTATCTAAAAACCGCAAGCGGTTTAGAATATAAAATAATTAAAGAAGGCCCGGGAAACCAGCGGCCCGAACAAGGAGGTTATATTTCTTTTTGGTTTCAGCTCCAAACGCTTCAGGACTCAATCATTGACAGTCAGTTTGGCGATCCGAATCCCGTAGGAATTCCTACCCAGGAGGCTTTGCACAAACCCGGCATTGAAGAAGGGTTTCTGTTACTGACAGAAGGAGACAGCGCTGTTTTTTTATTGAATGCAGATTCATTGTATATAAATTCATTTCATCAGAAAAGACCGGATTACCTGAAGCCACAAAGCAAGGTTAAAATGATTGTAAAAATGGGCACTGTCTATTCAAAACAATTTGTTGATTCAGTAATGGCGCAGCAAAAAATTGCGATGGCCGAGCAGTCGAAAGGTGAAACAGATGTTTATACGAAGGATAGCATTGCCATTCAAAACTATTTGAAACAAAACCATCTATCCGGAGTGGCAACACCCGGTGGTGCATATGTAGTCATATTAGAAAAAAGCACATTCAGCAAAGCAGATCTTAAAGCCGGCGAAGACGTACAGACAACCTACATCGGAAGCTTATTAAGCAACGGTTCTGTATTTGATAAGTCTGCCCCGGGCGATTATTTTAAATTCCGTTTAGGTTCCGGACAAGTTATTCAAGGCTGGGATCAAGGCTTCCTAAAATTAAAACACGGCGACAAGGCACTGATTTTAATTCCTTCCCGTTTAGCTTATGGTACCAGAGGTGCCGGAGGAAGTATTCCGCCGAATGCACCATTGGTATTTGAAGTTCAGGTAAAATAAATTAAAACACCAATGAATAAAGTATACATCATTCTGGGTTTTTGTTTTCTAAGCATATCTGTTTTTGCTCAGAAAAAACAAAAGACTCCAAGCAAGGCATCTCTATTTCATGAAAAGGATGTAGCCTATACACCCTCAGGTTTGGCATACAAATACAGACTTGATGTGCCGGGTAAAACCGGGGCAGTAGGTGATGTTGTAAAACTGCATTTTGTATTGCGTAACAGTAAAGATTCAATTCTGCGCAGTACCATAGAGGAAGACAGGATGGTTATTACAACCATTCAAAAACCAAGGTATGCAGCATCCTTTGAAGAAGGTCTGGGAATGCTTTCTAAAGGAGACAGTTGTGCATTCTGGATTTCAGCAGATTCACTTTTTAAAAAAGGTATTGGTGCTGAAATGCCGCCCTTTATTGAAAAAGGAAGCTTCCTTCGTTTTGAAGTAAAGATGTATGACGTATTAACAATGGCAGAATATGTTGAGGAACAAGAAATTATGGCAAAAAAAGTAAAAGCAGATGAAGATGCGGCATTAGCATCATACATCAAAACAAATAATATTCCGGCTGTGTTAGACACGGCAACAGGTGTATATTACCAGGTGGTTCAGGCAGGCACAGGTGCTAAACCTAAAAAAGGAAACAAAGTAATTGTTCATTATACCGGGCATTTATTAAACGGAGAAATTTTTGACAGTTCACTCGATCGGGGAGATCCGTTTGATTTTATCATCGGACAAGGCCGCGTAATTGAAGGCTGGGATGAAGGTATTCCATTGATGCGAAAAGGAGAAAAAGGAATTTTATACATTCCATCCTATCGCGGTTATGGAGAGCAGCGTGCCGGAAGCATTCCCCCTAATTCTACATTGATATTTGAAGTTGAATTGCTGGATATAAAGTAGTAATAAGTACCTGGTAGAGAGTATTTAGTACAAAAGAATACGTAAGGGATTCTGTAAATAAGCAGAATCCCTTATTTTTTAACAATTGAAACAATTTTTAGAGAAAATTTTATACTGAATACTGAGTACTGAGTACTCTGTACTTTTTCATTATCTTTACATTTTCACTCCGGCAAAAAATATTTATGAATCCCACGATCGAACAAACAGACATTAATGTGCCGTTTGAAATGGCATGTCAATTTGTTGCCCATACAGCGAAATCTGTTTTTGTAACAGGTAAAGCAGGTACGGGAAAAACTACTTTTTTAAAACAGCTTAGGGAGCATACACCAAAAAAACTTGCCGTTGCTGCACCAACCGGTGTTGCGGCTATCCATGCAGGTGGTGTAACGTTACATTCTCTTTTTCAATTGCCGTTTAAACCATTTTTGCCTACAGTTTCCAACGCGTTATTTCAGCAGGAACAGAATTTCTGTGATCAGAAAACACTTTTTACAACAACGCATTTAAGTGCTGCTAAAATCGATGTGATAAAAGAACTGGAAGTACTGATTATTGATGAAGTTTCAATGGTCCGTGCAGATTTGCTGGATGCAATAGATACTATATTAAGACATTACCGGGGAAATGAAAGTCCGTTTGGTGGTTTACAAATGGTTTTCATTGGGGATCTCTATCAGCTGCCGCCGGTAGTTAGAAATGAAGAATGGAGCGTGATGCAGCTGTATTACGATAGTCCGTTTTTTTTCGAGGCACACGCGCTTCGTGCTTTAAATCCGCTGGTGATTGAACTGCAAAAAACATATCGTCAGAAAGATGGTTTATTTCTGGATATTTTAAACAGAATCCGTGTAAATGGGGTACATCCAACAGATTTAGACCATTTAAATACCTATTATAAACCAACTTTTCGCCCATCTCCCGGAGAAGCTTATATTACCTTAACAACGCATAACGACAAAGCCGAAACAATTAATAAGCATCAGCTTAATCAATTAAAAACGGAAGAAAGAAAGTACAAAGCATTTGTAACCGGAGATTTTAACGAAAGAAGTTATCCGGTTGAATTGCAGCTGCAGCTGAAGGTGAATGCACAGGTGATGTTTATTAAAAATGACAAAGGAGATAACCGGAAATTTTATAATGGCATGCTTGCGGTAGTTACCGAACTTGCAGATGAATACATTATGGTTAAACCTGTTTCCGGAGCCGATGTAATGAAAGTTGAACGGGAAACCTGGAAAAACATACGCTATCAGGCAAACAAAGAGCAGGATAAAATTGAAGAGGAAGAACTTGGTTCGTTTGTTCAGTTTCCATTGCGCTTGGCCTGGGCAATTACCATTCATAAAAGCCAGGGTTTAACCTTTGACCGCGCCATTGTAGATGCAGGAGATTCCTTTGCAGCCGGTCAGGTATATGTGGCGTTGAGTAGATTAACTTCTACAAAAGAACTCGTGCTGTATTCTAAAATTTCGACCCACAGCATCCGTGTAGATGAGCGGATCTTAAAATATCTGGAAGTTACACATCCGGTAAATGAATTAGAAGGGTATCTGAAAGTACAGCAACAGAAGTTTTTAGCCCAGTCACTTAAAAAAGCATTCCAGTTTGATGATCTGGTACATGAAAGTTATGAGCAGTATATCTATGCAGGAGAGCGGCAAATTCCAGAGCAGCAGATGGCTGTTGATTGTCTGAAGGCTGTTCACACATGCCTGGCAGATTTACACAAAGTAGGGCTTAAGTTTATCGGAGAACTGGAGCGCATTCTTCCAGCAGTTGAAAAACAAGGCTATGAACATTTGCATCAGCGTGTAAGCAGTGCATCAGCCTATTTTGACAGTAGATTAACACTTGAATGCATCACACCTCTCTGGGAACACATAACATTCATGATTCCTAAGAAGAAGACAAAAAAGTATGTAAAGGAAGTACAATTGATGCTGCAGCAGATTAAACGTCAAAAAGCTACGGTAGAACAGGCCAAACACTATGCAGAAGGATTATTAGCCGGAACCGATGTAAAAGAGTTGTTGAAAAAGGGTAAACCAAAGCTTGACGAAGAAATAGTAGAAATTGTAAAAGAAAAGCCTAAAAAAGGAGAAAGTCACCGCATTAGTCTGGATATGTTTCTGGCAGGCAAAACGATTCAGCAAATTGCAGATGAACGGAATTACGCCGTTACAACAATTGAAGGGCATTTATGCTCCTTTTTAAAGACAGGAGAAGTAATAATAAGCCAGTTAGTAGATCGTGATACACAAGAGAAAATAACAGCGATAATTGATGAAATTGGTCCGTTATCTTCAAAAACAATTAAAGAAAGACTGGATGAGTCAATTACATATGGACAAATAAAGGCTGTTTTGGAAATATATAACAGCCCTTCCCGCTAAAATGAGTTTTTCATAATTAATATAGGTGAAACTTGTTTTCAAAAACAACTGTAAATTTAAAAATCTATCTCAGCCGCCAACGAAAACCATAAAAAAAGGTTGCATTTTTATAAAATATTGAAAATTAAATGATTAATTGAAAAAATAATTTTTTTTAGTATTTTTTGATGTATAAATAGTAAAAAAAAGGGTGATTTGGCCTGTTACCTTTTAGTTAAGCAAGAGTATATATGTACAGAAATCACTAATAAGATTCATAATATGTTCATAAAGAGGGGAAAATAATTTCTAACTTTTTTTATGCACATGTGATAATCCGTAAAAATTAGTGTAATTTCGTGGTTAAATACTATACAGACAAATGCTTTAAGTTATTTTGTTTGTATAAAATTTCAAAACGGACATATTATATGATGTTAAAATCTACAAAAGGGCGTAACTGGTTGCTGTCAATTGGCTGCATGCTTACTTCATTTTTTGCTGTTGCGCAAAAGGATTTGGTTATTTCCGGAGGAAATAACGTATCCAGTTTTGTTTGTGAAAACAAAACGGCTTTTGTTTGGGGGAGCAATGTTGCAGGCCAATTAGGACTTTTTGATGCATCAGGCAATCCTATAACAGCCACTCCAATTACTTCACCTACAGCAATTACAAAATTTAATGGGCTTGCCTCTGCACCTGACGTTAAGCAGATAAACTCTGGTTCAGGCTCTCACTTTGTTGCATTAACTTGTGGTGGCGACGTTTGGGCATGGGGAGTAAATGGAAGAGGACAAATTGGAACAGGAACTACCGGAGGTGTAGTAACCATCCCAACAAGGGTTCTTGCCAATACATCTGTTAATGCTACAAACAGGGGGCCCGGTGATATATTAATAAATGCTTCGGTAGTTTATTCCGGTACGGTAAACTCATTTGCTATTTTGCAGGATGGAAGACTTGTTTCCTGGGGAGGAAATTCCGGAACAGATGAGTCGGATGGCGCACCTTTAGCTCAGGCAGGTCAGTTAGGTCAGGGCACTGTTACAGATGTTAACAGAGCTAATTATGTATTAACTGCGGCTGGAGTTCCGCTTGAAGGTGTTATTCAGATTTTTGCTGGTGACAACGTTGCATATGCGCTGGCAGATCCGGATGGAGATGGGATAGGTACTGTGTATTCATGGGGATTTGGCCAAAAAGGAATGTTGGGAAGAAATGCCGCAGGAACAGCAAATCCTCTTGCCGGTACTACAGTACAAAGCAGTTTTGCAAGACCTGTTTACTATGCAAATGGTACACCAATGAACAATATTCAGCAATTACAGGCAGGTGACGTTTTTGGTATTGCTTTAGATGTAAATAATTATGTTTGGACATGGGGAAATGGTTATTGGAACAACTCTACAGGTAATGCCCCTACAAATACCACTTCTGAACCGCGCAGAGTTATTGCGGGTGGAACAACAGGTGCAAGTAATGATGGCACGTATTTATTAGCTAAGGCAATTGGCGGCGGTCAGGGTTTTGGCATGGCTGTAACGATTGATGGCAAACCGGTTGCCTGGGGCGGAGGCGGTTGTACAGATGGAGGTGCTATTGGTAATGGTACATTAACCGGCTCTACTACAGGTCCTCAATACATTAAATATGGTCCTGGAGCCACAGCTATTCACAGCAATGTTACGTTAATCAACAGAGGCGATACATGGGGCTTTTATGGCACCGCAGACAACAATTTATATGCCTGGGGATGTAATGCTGTAGGTCAGCTGGGAATTGGAAATACAACCAGTCAGGCTTATGCAACGTTAATTACTCCACCTACAGGCTGTAGTGTAAGAGAT
It encodes the following:
- a CDS encoding nucleoside-diphosphate kinase; the protein is MGGNRTFSMIKPDAVKDGHSGSILKMIEGAGFRIVAIKLTYLSAERAGEFYAVHTGKPFYDSLKSIMSESPIIALILEKENAVEDFRKLIGATNPANADAGTIRKLFAKSLERNAVHGSDSDENAQIEGSFFFSALEKF
- a CDS encoding DHH family phosphoesterase, with amino-acid sequence MQQQLIELKPLLDSPKKIVITTHHKPDADALGSSLALARFLKKLKHEVQVIVPSDYPSFLDWMSGNDSVWIYNEGKEEQSALYIEAADIIFCLDFNALGRINELGALVGKSPAIKVLVDHHLEPQDFADISISDIKAAATGVLIYELIIGLNGRDLMDTYIAECIYAGIMTDTGSFRHSNTDKKVHQIIADLYSWNLDSSRVHRLIFDTNSEERLRLLGFCLSEKLVVLADCYTAFMYLSAEELKRFDARTGDTEGLVNYALSIDKVVLAAMIIEREDGVKISFRSKGDFNVNEFARTHFEGGGHKNASGGRSLKSLSETVRNFREIVSTYKEELLENLRKEKFLC
- a CDS encoding YiiX family permuted papain-like enzyme, translated to MKKILFPILVLLVCLTASALYLQNKQQHFSIKAQNIVSDYLEGDIIFQSSQSNQCKAVKLATHSEYSHVGMITFVDKKPYVLEAVEPVRLTDLETWKAHGTGGHYTVMRLKNRSTEILDTEIPAAQALGKKMLGTHYDLYFNWSDEQLYCSELVWKIYQRGYNVELCSLKKMKEFDLTSPEVKAIMKQRYGNKPPLEEDVVAPSDLSHSALLYEVEKK
- a CDS encoding transglutaminase-like domain-containing protein — encoded protein: MKFSKSILSALLLCSVHVLIAQVNTPESIKLATDISKIYPDANVYIQDNATKVSYTVIDGKSKGAQLKIGTENNAEYLSLKDNTGIGVDESYNSFSTIDKMLSYSKSGSKYVLNYNMAIDKAVESGGIFHSDARYKYFELDFSNKGSYKKTEIVKSYNDYKFIDALYFHTSHPQKKHVISIQTPSNVDIELVEFNFEAYRITKKTDTDPKTQIKTISYELNDIKAYQRERGSTGSDMNLPHVVMVVKSYSFKGTKTTCFESYNDFYKFLHKLNSEVEPYEEMVKDYADRIVKGKTTDEEKVKALYYWVQDNIRYIAFEYGIAGFKPMSTKEVLDKKYGDCKAVANLLATMLRSQGYTAKFVWIHTNHSKYTCTLPYLGIFNHAICVLYMNNKTYFLDCTESYAAFGENAYRIQGRPVMVEDGDVYKIETIPFEDINSSKYDEKVSIKIVNDKLAGEAETTAKGDLKNYYIRQYHFAKSENKPDYFKQYYTKANSNISVSTVTTSDLFNREIPFYSKYAFELSNQVFKDENELFVNLEFDNSFGRNSKDTSRLTDYTFDMIINYDITVSLTVPAGYKVSELPPPFKINNEYCKINLEYTVAGTKVVYKKSFVFPSGVIPKDKAAEWVKIQKDLKKYYTNQITLIK
- a CDS encoding FKBP-type peptidyl-prolyl cis-trans isomerase, with product MLKKSLSLLAGAVMLASITSCNKFEKTESGLEYKILKDSSGEDYPEKGGFITFWFEIQNDKDSTLDTQFKDPNPVGIPTPDVAHKPSIEEGFMLLTEGDSAVFLLNADSLYANTFHQKLPAHIKSGSNVKMVVRMGKVYSKSFVDSVMAVQEQQMANQMLAETEVYKKDSLAIQNYLTKNKLKGQPTIGGVYVVKLKQNNATDLFIAPGDSIETSYVGKLLIEGTEFDKSRDGQPFKFTVGMGQVIKGWDEGFQKLKRGEKALLLIPSRLAYGSRGAQGAIPPNSPLLFEVEVKK
- a CDS encoding DUF3857 domain-containing protein, with protein sequence MRSILISIALLASHITMAQVRTTVTVRNAKELEQLSQRFDTEAAKIKEVPKKYENESVVVLFHSANFFIERGEVIYFVERVKTRVYLKDKAAVEKYSTYYTSGYGDNNSSEVTIIKPDGTSSTLELKDGIKETNSASIPIHYRSSVTLNQTYYKFALPDLEPGDIIDYTQVSKNPMGILTGNIPFSRIYLASDFPVVRTFITIEVPTKDAYMYLESLNGAPLLNRKGGDNGLITFSLQDSLRDKILNDWKLPREKYVPHIKFILTRYTGADNNQVIPVRTADSRIHGKLTNDEFVRAANLVKNVEGFGAAAAKIVISEVIAANPEAKTDVNKLMELSWYYIRRKVITEEPIYYSEMYVPRGQYDLYIASIFMQILTKKKESFDFVLTTGNKNAGIKNVISPMEISWGIRWKGKYLMYPSYYMQFGELQNVYQGGEAMIVKNYNLKLKTFSFNTEVLPKLDYKDNQLIEKYNISITEDFDKIACTRTMTAKKGFTGTFIQDYYMRDFNDDQLKYIKKYKATDSTTLYKGLKASVAEELKRKHKEEQVQYFKNIRDAHIELVKDEYYMMDEYKSYKVSGYAMTPNSPEFLIEESFTLNDLVKKAGNGYMVRIGALLGDYDKVEEDFRKRNYSGALDLPSTKTATITFQIPDGYKVSSLDKANRSFSNGFMDMESSLTVVDNTVVLTVTRNIKKTDFTVEEFATMVKYYDEMYELTQSQIVLKKK